The following is a genomic window from Nitrospira sp..
TGGATCCCTGCAAAGGCACGGAAGCCATGACGGGCGCGTTGCTGGAGAGCTGTCCGACGGCTGAAGCGTTAGTGGCTAAACTAAAAGCCTAACCAAGGGAGCCGCGTCACGCGTCGATTATGAAGCTGCCTTTTTTGCCGAATCACGACGAGCCGAGTTTCTTCGATTTCATTTCCAAACAGTATCCAGGACTGACGCTGGGAGGAAACGGCGGCGCGTTCCCTGGAGCCCATGAACTGTCACGGGCAGGCGGTGGTTTGACGGTCCCGCAGGCCACGACAGTGCTGGCCATCAAGTATCGGCAGGGCGTGCTGATTGCCGGCGATCGCCGGGCGACGGAAGGATTTCAAATCGCTGATCGCCGGATCGAGAAAGTCTTCAAAATCGACGAGCATTCGGCCATGGCGATTGCCGGGGCGGCCGGGCCTTGCATTGAAATGGCGAAACTGTTTCAGACCGAATTGGAACATTATGAAAAGCTGGAGGGCATGACGCTTTCCTGCGAGGGCAAGGCCAACAAGCTCGGACAAATGGTCAAAGCGAATTTGCCCATGGTATTTCAAGGGCTCGTCGTGATGCCGCTTTACGTTGGCTACGATCTCAAGCGTGGCGAAGGCCGCATTTTCAAATATGACATCACCGGCGGACGGTATGAGGAATCGGACTATCATGCGATTGGCTCGGGCGGGAAGGACGCGCGGAACACGATGCGCGAACATTTTCAGCGCCAGCTCCAGGAAGACGACGCTCTCAAACTGGCGCTGATGTCCCTCTACAATGCCGCCGACGACGATGTGGGGACC
Proteins encoded in this region:
- a CDS encoding Proteasome subunit beta (MaGe:77310207), translating into MKLPFLPNHDEPSFFDFISKQYPGLTLGGNGGAFPGAHELSRAGGGLTVPQATTVLAIKYRQGVLIAGDRRATEGFQIADRRIEKVFKIDEHSAMAIAGAAGPCIEMAKLFQTELEHYEKLEGMTLSCEGKANKLGQMVKANLPMVFQGLVVMPLYVGYDLKRGEGRIFKYDITGGRYEESDYHAIGSGGKDARNTMREHFQRQLQEDDALKLALMSLYNAADDDVGTGGPDLVRGIYPTAKFVTAQGIMDVPGDKIRAIYDVLLAARRSKET